A genomic stretch from Myxococcales bacterium includes:
- the ileS gene encoding isoleucine--tRNA ligase, with protein MNYKETLYLPSTGFPMKANLAQREPEMLAAWDRSDIYAKLQAARAGRPKFVLHDGPPYANGHIHLGTAMNKILKDIIVKSKSMEDFLAPYVPGWDCHGLPIESAMLKELKETKPKTGEEGDFRRRCRQYAEKYIDVQRAEFKRLGVLGQWAKPYITMDPRYESITLRELGKFAAAGSVYKSRKPVYWCAQCVTALAEAEVEYDEHHTPSIYVKFPLVDDVTDVIPAAQGYQVSVAIWTTTPWTIPANLALAFHPEFDYVLVDAGGGEALIMAERLAAICMETFGKPLKILATFKAPPLERRRARHPLGYRDSLILLADFVTLDSGTGIVHIAPGHGQEDYEISLQYGLPAYAPVDDHGKFTAEVPEWEGRFVFDANADINKALKEKGFLLGEHDETHQYPYCWRCKQPIIFRSTEQWFISMAEGDLRGKALAEIDATRWIPAWGHDRIHGMVENRPDWCISRQRSWGVPIVAFTCAKCGELHFSRELIDRVADIFEQETADAWFDRDVKDLLPPGFTCRKCAAAEFKKERDILDVWFDSGVSYAAVCETDPQLGAPVDLYLEGSDQHRGWFHSTLLAAVGTRGRAPYKTVLTHGFVVDGEGRKMSKSLGNTIAPDEIINRYGAEILRLWSASSDYRDDIRISDQIVAGLVDGYRKVRNTIRFLLGCLGDFDPAAHAVPEDRLEDLDRYILAVWEGVKQRLYKAYDDYDFHLVYHQLLNFCSVELSSFYLDVSKDTLYADRADAPRRRSAQTTIRLLTDEMLRVMAPIFSFTADEAWQFLPGREGESVHLARFAPAQPARLDRDLLERWRQLLEVRAVVTKAVEVARDKGLVRASLEGELTIAAPAAARDLLAGYGDRLDRIFQTAAVHLVETLPGAADATGETLGGVQVKVEPTWAPKCPRCWNRDESVGRDHPEVCSRCAAVLTARG; from the coding sequence GTGAACTATAAGGAAACGCTGTATTTGCCGTCCACCGGCTTTCCGATGAAGGCCAACCTGGCGCAACGCGAGCCCGAGATGTTGGCCGCCTGGGACCGGTCGGACATTTACGCCAAATTGCAGGCCGCGCGGGCCGGCCGGCCCAAATTCGTGCTGCACGACGGTCCGCCGTACGCCAACGGGCACATCCACCTTGGCACGGCCATGAATAAAATTCTGAAGGACATCATCGTCAAATCCAAGAGCATGGAGGACTTCCTGGCGCCCTACGTGCCGGGGTGGGACTGCCACGGCCTGCCGATCGAAAGCGCGATGCTCAAGGAACTGAAAGAGACCAAGCCCAAGACCGGCGAGGAAGGCGATTTCCGCCGCCGCTGCCGCCAATACGCCGAGAAGTACATCGATGTGCAACGCGCCGAGTTCAAGCGCCTGGGCGTGCTGGGCCAGTGGGCCAAGCCGTACATCACGATGGACCCGCGGTACGAGTCGATCACCCTGCGCGAGCTGGGCAAGTTCGCGGCGGCCGGCAGCGTCTACAAAAGCCGCAAGCCGGTCTACTGGTGCGCGCAGTGCGTCACCGCCCTGGCCGAGGCCGAGGTGGAATACGACGAGCACCACACGCCGAGCATTTACGTGAAATTCCCCCTGGTCGACGACGTCACCGACGTCATCCCCGCCGCGCAGGGCTACCAGGTCAGCGTGGCGATCTGGACGACCACTCCCTGGACGATCCCGGCCAACCTGGCCCTTGCCTTCCACCCCGAGTTCGACTACGTGCTGGTCGACGCCGGCGGCGGCGAGGCCCTGATCATGGCCGAACGGCTGGCGGCGATCTGCATGGAAACCTTCGGCAAACCGCTGAAGATCCTGGCCACGTTCAAGGCGCCGCCGCTCGAACGCCGCCGCGCCCGGCACCCGCTGGGCTACCGCGACAGCCTGATCCTGCTGGCGGATTTCGTCACGCTGGATTCCGGCACCGGCATCGTCCACATCGCGCCGGGCCACGGCCAGGAAGACTACGAGATCAGCCTGCAATACGGTCTGCCCGCCTACGCGCCGGTCGACGATCACGGCAAGTTCACCGCCGAGGTTCCCGAGTGGGAAGGCCGCTTCGTCTTCGACGCCAACGCGGACATCAACAAAGCGCTGAAGGAAAAGGGCTTCCTGCTGGGCGAACACGACGAAACGCACCAGTATCCCTACTGCTGGCGCTGCAAGCAGCCGATCATCTTCCGCTCGACCGAACAATGGTTCATCTCGATGGCCGAGGGCGATCTGCGCGGCAAGGCGCTGGCCGAAATCGACGCCACCCGCTGGATCCCCGCCTGGGGCCACGACCGCATCCACGGCATGGTCGAAAACCGGCCCGACTGGTGCATCAGCCGCCAGCGCAGTTGGGGCGTGCCGATCGTGGCCTTCACCTGCGCGAAATGCGGCGAACTGCACTTCTCGCGGGAATTGATCGACCGCGTGGCCGACATTTTCGAACAGGAAACCGCCGACGCCTGGTTCGACCGCGACGTGAAGGACCTGCTGCCGCCCGGCTTCACCTGCCGGAAGTGCGCCGCCGCGGAATTCAAGAAGGAGCGCGACATTCTCGACGTCTGGTTCGACTCGGGCGTCTCCTACGCCGCCGTGTGCGAAACCGATCCGCAGCTCGGCGCGCCGGTCGATCTGTACCTCGAGGGCAGCGACCAGCACCGCGGCTGGTTCCACAGCACCCTGCTGGCGGCCGTCGGCACGCGCGGCCGGGCGCCCTACAAAACCGTGCTGACCCACGGCTTCGTCGTCGACGGCGAAGGCCGCAAGATGTCCAAGAGCCTGGGCAACACCATCGCCCCCGACGAGATCATCAACCGGTACGGCGCGGAAATCCTGCGCCTGTGGTCGGCCAGCAGCGATTACCGCGACGACATCCGCATCAGCGACCAGATCGTCGCCGGCCTGGTCGACGGCTACCGCAAGGTGCGCAACACGATCCGCTTCCTGCTCGGCTGCCTGGGCGATTTCGACCCGGCGGCGCACGCGGTGCCCGAGGACCGGCTCGAAGACCTCGACCGCTACATCCTCGCCGTGTGGGAAGGCGTCAAGCAACGCCTGTACAAGGCCTACGACGACTACGATTTCCACCTCGTCTACCACCAACTGCTCAATTTCTGCTCGGTGGAACTGTCGAGCTTCTACCTCGACGTCAGCAAGGACACGCTGTACGCCGATCGGGCCGACGCGCCGCGCCGCCGCAGCGCGCAGACGACGATCCGGCTGTTGACCGACGAGATGCTGCGCGTCATGGCGCCGATCTTCTCGTTCACCGCCGACGAGGCCTGGCAATTCCTCCCCGGCCGCGAGGGCGAAAGCGTCCACCTGGCGCGGTTCGCGCCCGCGCAACCCGCCCGCCTCGACCGGGATCTGCTGGAACGCTGGCGGCAACTGCTCGAGGTCCGCGCCGTGGTCACCAAGGCCGTCGAGGTCGCCCGCGACAAGGGCCTGGTGCGCGCCAGCCTCGAGGGCGAGCTGACCATCGCCGCCCCGGCCGCCGCGCGGGACCTCCTGGCCGGCTACGGCGACCGGCTCGACCGGATTTTCCAGACCGCGGCCGTCCATCTGGTCGAGACGCTGCCCGGCGCGGCCGACGCGACCGGCGAAACGCTCGGCGGGGTCCAGGTGAAGGTTGAACCGACCTGGGCGCCCAAGTGTCCTCGTTGCTGGAATCGCGACGAATCCGTGGGCCGCGATCACCCGGAAGTCTGTTCCCGTTGCGCGGCGGTACTGACCGCCCGCGGCTGA
- the lspA gene encoding signal peptidase II, with product MHWLKEKYGVLAVGTVASLLLDQLTKALVIFHFPKDGSTAIIPGFFDLYHAHNQGAAFGLFRGNPILFFLIVNLLAIGFIIYYFVKLDRGNLLLAAALSLIMGGALGNLLDRLRHGFVVDFLRFYVNDYSWPTFNVADIAIVIGVGIFALDIIRTEIRLRKSPGR from the coding sequence ATGCACTGGTTGAAGGAGAAATACGGGGTCTTGGCGGTCGGCACGGTGGCGAGCCTGCTGCTGGATCAACTGACCAAGGCGCTGGTGATTTTCCATTTTCCCAAGGACGGGAGCACGGCGATCATCCCCGGCTTTTTCGACCTTTATCACGCGCACAATCAGGGCGCGGCGTTCGGCCTGTTCCGCGGCAACCCGATTCTCTTCTTTCTGATCGTCAACCTGCTGGCCATCGGGTTCATCATTTACTACTTCGTCAAACTGGACCGGGGCAACCTGCTGCTGGCGGCGGCGCTGTCGCTGATCATGGGCGGCGCCCTGGGCAATCTGCTGGACCGGCTGCGCCACGGCTTCGTCGTCGATTTTCTGCGCTTTTACGTCAACGATTATTCCTGGCCGACCTTCAACGTGGCGGACATCGCCATCGTGATCGGCGTGGGGATTTTCGCCCTGGACATCATCCGGACGGAGATCCGCCTGCGAAAATCGCCGGGCAGATAG
- the lspA gene encoding signal peptidase II, whose product MRWLKEKYGVLILGLTVSLVLDQLTKMLVIFQLPKHAGRAIIPGIFDLYHVHNTGSAFSLFRDNPVTFFLIVNLAAIGFILYFFAKLERGELRLAAAFSLIMGGALGNLLDRLRHGFVIDFFRLHFNDLSWPVFNVADIAIFSGVCLFALNLIRSELQLRKSQGA is encoded by the coding sequence ATGCGCTGGCTGAAAGAGAAATACGGCGTGCTGATTTTGGGCCTGACGGTCAGCCTGGTGCTGGATCAACTGACGAAGATGCTGGTCATCTTTCAGCTTCCCAAACACGCCGGCCGGGCGATCATTCCCGGCATTTTCGACCTGTACCACGTCCACAACACGGGTTCGGCCTTCAGCCTGTTCCGGGACAACCCGGTGACTTTCTTTCTGATCGTCAACCTGGCGGCCATCGGCTTCATTCTGTACTTCTTCGCCAAGCTGGAGCGCGGCGAGTTGCGGCTGGCCGCGGCGTTTTCGCTGATCATGGGCGGCGCCCTGGGCAACCTGCTGGACCGGCTGCGCCACGGCTTCGTCATCGACTTTTTCCGCCTTCACTTCAACGACCTTTCCTGGCCGGTCTTCAACGTGGCGGACATCGCGATTTTCAGCGGCGTGTGCCTTTTCGCCCTGAATCTCATTCGTTCGGAGCTGCAGCTCCGGAAATCGCAAGGGGCTTGA
- the lgt gene encoding prolipoprotein diacylglyceryl transferase yields the protein MHPMILQLGPLKVHSYGFMLALAFLVGIYLAGRAARRVGETQDHVTDLSFWIIVAAVIGSRLFHVLVFWSELQPPRLLSAFKIWEGGLVYYGGFIGAVTASVLFCRLKKIDFWQMADIITPSIALGLMFGRIGCTLVGCCYGKACPADYPLAIVFPPETIGVAGVPLYPTQLLEAAGCLAIALFLWFYLQYHRRFRGQLLLVFIVLYSALRFTLEFWRDDPRGFADLFTFAAAAGQTPAIGGLRGFLLWSGTIHEISSGIYGFYLSESQLVSLVMTLAVVPLWIWKSRRDRRLGVSVAPAPVPDQTPKRAPHSKGKAKRK from the coding sequence TTGCATCCGATGATCCTCCAACTGGGGCCGCTCAAGGTTCACTCCTACGGCTTCATGCTGGCCCTGGCGTTTCTGGTCGGCATCTACCTCGCCGGCCGCGCGGCGCGCCGCGTCGGCGAAACGCAGGACCACGTCACCGACCTGTCGTTCTGGATCATCGTCGCGGCGGTGATCGGTTCGCGGCTGTTTCACGTGCTGGTGTTCTGGAGCGAACTGCAGCCGCCCCGGCTGCTCTCGGCGTTCAAGATCTGGGAAGGCGGGCTGGTTTATTACGGCGGGTTCATCGGCGCGGTGACGGCCAGCGTGCTGTTCTGCCGCCTGAAAAAAATCGACTTCTGGCAGATGGCCGACATCATCACGCCCTCGATCGCGCTGGGCCTGATGTTCGGCCGCATCGGCTGCACCCTGGTCGGTTGCTGCTACGGCAAGGCCTGCCCGGCCGATTACCCGCTGGCCATCGTCTTCCCGCCCGAAACGATCGGCGTGGCCGGCGTGCCGCTCTACCCCACCCAGCTCCTCGAGGCGGCCGGCTGCCTGGCCATCGCCCTGTTCCTCTGGTTTTACCTGCAATACCACCGCCGCTTTCGCGGCCAGTTGTTGCTGGTGTTCATCGTGCTGTATTCCGCCCTCCGCTTCACCCTCGAATTCTGGCGCGACGACCCGCGCGGCTTCGCCGACCTGTTCACCTTCGCCGCCGCGGCGGGGCAGACGCCGGCGATCGGCGGGCTCCGGGGTTTCCTGCTCTGGAGCGGCACCATTCACGAGATTTCCAGCGGAATTTACGGTTTTTACCTGTCGGAAAGCCAGCTCGTCAGTCTGGTGATGACCCTGGCGGTCGTCCCGCTCTGGATTTGGAAAAGCCGCCGCGACCGGCGGTTGGGGGTTTCGGTCGCACCGGCGCCGGTTCCGGACCAAACGCCGAAACGCGCGCCTCACTCCAAGGGAAAGGCCAAGCGAAAATGA
- the rplS gene encoding 50S ribosomal protein L19, translating into MDVITSFEKGQKKAEIPEFAIGDTVRVSLRIKEGDKERLQPFEGVVIAKRNAAARSSFTVRKVSYGIGVERLIPLCSPALDSLKVIRKGDVRRAKLYYLRELRGKAARIKEKTDW; encoded by the coding sequence ATGGACGTCATTACGTCATTCGAAAAAGGCCAGAAAAAGGCAGAGATTCCCGAATTCGCCATCGGCGACACCGTTCGCGTCAGCCTTCGCATCAAGGAAGGCGACAAAGAGCGTTTGCAGCCTTTCGAGGGCGTCGTCATCGCCAAGCGCAACGCCGCGGCCCGTTCCAGCTTCACCGTCCGCAAGGTGAGCTACGGCATCGGCGTGGAGCGCCTCATTCCGCTGTGCAGCCCGGCGCTCGACAGCCTGAAGGTCATCCGCAAGGGCGACGTCCGCCGCGCCAAGCTGTATTACCTGCGCGAACTGCGCGGCAAAGCGGCCCGCATCAAGGAAAAGACCGACTGGTAG
- a CDS encoding nuclear transport factor 2 family protein, whose translation MRNIRIPLIFSLLTALFAGLYLLLPSCSVEDSTPKNDVEKLALAEQMVDRYLAGWTARDVDALLELYGEGATIILPGRGSFSPTDFRAYLENLFAALDTLDTKETGREVLLTSSNSATAKFRHWLLTVDKSGAVFAEKTWVKLQMSYSYSKNWRIVYQNGEDQIVLNDQLGTMFSLWVNAWRSRSVDGILVVYAPQATIVEADGETLTLDDYRARLAELFAGLQSAQVNYYDYTLKNMDWETARLAFRLSNFYTDLEGGTATVSTDYTWDLSIKDDDTGWLVTAQTAANESSTDDDDDDDDDNDDNDTTPGDDDDDDDDDNDDNDDNDTSPDTV comes from the coding sequence ATGCGCAATATCCGCATCCCGCTGATTTTTTCCCTGCTGACAGCCTTGTTCGCCGGCCTGTATCTCCTGCTGCCGTCCTGCAGCGTCGAAGACAGCACCCCCAAAAACGACGTCGAAAAACTGGCGTTGGCCGAGCAAATGGTCGACCGCTACCTGGCGGGTTGGACCGCTCGCGACGTCGACGCGCTGCTCGAGTTGTACGGCGAAGGCGCCACCATCATTCTTCCCGGCCGCGGCTCGTTTTCGCCGACCGATTTCCGCGCCTACCTCGAAAACCTGTTCGCCGCGCTGGATACGCTCGACACCAAGGAAACCGGCCGCGAGGTCCTGCTGACCAGCAGCAATTCCGCCACCGCCAAGTTCCGGCACTGGCTGCTGACCGTCGACAAAAGCGGCGCGGTGTTCGCCGAAAAAACCTGGGTCAAGCTGCAGATGTCGTATTCGTATTCCAAGAACTGGCGGATCGTCTACCAGAACGGCGAGGACCAGATCGTGCTCAACGATCAGCTCGGCACGATGTTCAGCCTATGGGTCAACGCCTGGCGGTCGCGGAGCGTCGACGGCATTCTCGTCGTGTACGCTCCGCAGGCGACGATCGTCGAGGCCGACGGCGAAACCCTGACGCTCGACGATTACCGCGCCAGGCTCGCCGAGTTGTTCGCCGGCCTGCAATCCGCCCAGGTCAATTACTACGATTACACGCTGAAAAACATGGACTGGGAAACCGCGCGCCTCGCGTTCCGCCTGAGCAATTTCTACACCGATCTCGAAGGCGGCACCGCCACGGTTTCCACCGACTACACCTGGGATCTGAGCATCAAGGACGACGACACGGGGTGGCTGGTGACCGCGCAGACGGCCGCCAACGAATCGTCGACCGATGACGACGATGACGACGACGACGACAACGACGACAACGATACCACGCCCGGCGACGACGACGATGATGACGACGACGATAACGACGACAACGACGACAACGACACCTCGCCGGATACGGTTTAG
- a CDS encoding protein-arginine deiminase, whose translation MKTKFLGPRTIGFLLVLCFLCAACGGDDDDDDASGGADDDADDDAGDDDDAAPIVDLRADVNRDGTVDLDDPAEDENEDTWDAAHGAIFLANLDDDTRRCPTQAALSDAELAACNDATDEVVNGEDDLLDLAPLRVAAWPDAPDDAVATLAADPAAVVRLFVQDGQSWRAVAFGDTQFVAADLRAGLILALEGLDIVRDPDVWDGFVDLTLRVRSGGKEVGADTVRLRVAPIMTFHHLLPEESVYALRIPSQQASLDFFADLQPAVDEIGVPLDDMAEQLDINAIDQWTQDFMEFGYMSSPAAGGAQHVIRVAYRAANLEGLLPKYPLRKAGRVVFTKFRGPDFAGIQEYDPNHNLSADSLNSFGNWETIPPHEYAGATYPLGRLMVGAVDGFAPDPAFLGMVEAQGWQPAVHLDTSWLAVGHVDETLSFAKADNERGWILLINDAAMARQMLEDESAAGHGDTPLFAGMKTMYGLSAERTIDEVLADTEVMSESAVSAVEVQGQLQTLRDEIGVADEQLVWIPYLHERVLGKSLAYNPGTVNSLYLADDLYAAPETHGPVIDGVDIFKEQFEAALADWGIGVAWIEDWDLYHILWGEVHCGTNSQRAVPDVKWWEVEP comes from the coding sequence ATGAAAACGAAGTTCCTCGGGCCGCGAACCATCGGCTTCCTCCTCGTTTTGTGTTTCTTGTGCGCCGCCTGCGGCGGCGACGACGATGACGACGACGCCAGTGGCGGGGCGGACGACGATGCCGACGACGACGCGGGCGACGACGACGATGCCGCGCCGATCGTCGATCTGCGGGCGGACGTGAACCGCGACGGAACGGTGGATTTGGACGATCCGGCCGAGGACGAGAACGAGGATACGTGGGACGCCGCGCACGGCGCGATCTTTCTGGCCAACCTCGACGACGACACGCGGCGCTGCCCGACCCAGGCCGCGTTGAGCGACGCCGAGCTGGCCGCCTGCAACGACGCGACCGACGAGGTCGTCAACGGCGAGGACGACCTGCTCGATCTGGCCCCGCTGCGCGTGGCCGCCTGGCCGGACGCGCCGGACGACGCCGTCGCCACGCTCGCCGCCGATCCGGCCGCGGTCGTGCGCCTCTTCGTCCAGGACGGCCAGAGCTGGCGGGCGGTCGCGTTCGGCGATACGCAATTCGTCGCCGCCGACCTGCGCGCGGGCCTCATCCTGGCGTTGGAAGGCCTGGACATCGTGCGCGATCCGGACGTCTGGGACGGTTTCGTCGACCTGACCCTGCGCGTCCGGTCCGGCGGGAAGGAAGTCGGCGCCGATACGGTGCGCCTGCGGGTCGCGCCGATCATGACCTTCCATCACCTGTTGCCCGAGGAAAGCGTTTACGCGCTGCGGATCCCGAGCCAGCAGGCATCGCTGGACTTCTTCGCCGACCTGCAACCGGCGGTCGATGAGATCGGCGTGCCGCTGGACGACATGGCCGAACAACTCGACATCAACGCGATCGACCAGTGGACGCAGGACTTCATGGAATTCGGTTACATGAGCAGCCCGGCGGCCGGCGGCGCCCAGCACGTGATTCGCGTGGCCTACCGCGCGGCGAACCTCGAGGGGCTGCTGCCGAAGTATCCGTTGCGCAAGGCGGGCCGGGTGGTGTTCACCAAGTTTCGCGGCCCCGATTTCGCGGGCATCCAGGAATACGATCCGAATCACAACCTGTCCGCCGACAGCCTGAATTCCTTCGGCAACTGGGAAACGATCCCGCCGCACGAGTACGCCGGCGCGACCTATCCCCTCGGCCGCTTAATGGTCGGGGCCGTCGACGGTTTCGCGCCCGATCCGGCCTTCCTGGGCATGGTCGAGGCGCAGGGCTGGCAGCCCGCGGTGCATCTGGATACCTCGTGGCTGGCCGTGGGGCACGTCGACGAAACGCTCTCCTTCGCCAAGGCCGACAACGAGCGCGGTTGGATTCTGCTGATCAACGATGCGGCCATGGCCAGGCAGATGCTCGAGGACGAAAGCGCGGCCGGGCACGGCGATACGCCGCTCTTCGCCGGCATGAAGACGATGTACGGCCTGTCCGCCGAACGGACGATCGACGAGGTGTTGGCCGATACCGAGGTGATGAGCGAAAGCGCCGTATCCGCCGTCGAGGTGCAGGGCCAACTGCAAACCTTGCGCGACGAGATCGGCGTCGCCGACGAGCAACTCGTCTGGATTCCCTACCTGCACGAGCGCGTCCTGGGCAAGTCGCTGGCCTACAACCCGGGCACGGTCAACTCGCTTTACCTCGCCGACGATCTGTACGCCGCGCCCGAAACGCACGGCCCGGTGATCGACGGCGTCGATATCTTTAAAGAGCAATTCGAGGCCGCGCTGGCCGATTGGGGCATCGGCGTCGCCTGGATCGAGGATTGGGACCTGTATCACATCCTCTGGGGCGAGGTGCATTGCGGCACCAACTCGCAACGCGCCGTCCCCGACGTGAAATGGTGGGAGGTGGAACCATGA
- a CDS encoding NAD(P)/FAD-dependent oxidoreductase has translation MPNSRADVIVAGGGPLGAYAAWQFAARGLEVLVLENRSEKQDPSDVGVFHFERIAFDRTGVPLPPPKKVVCTYPGVTLHAPDPRFNLQVDDVETWAMDLSPFIRDLRAMAVIAGAEFQYGALVTDVVREGGRIAGVRARVGKTEREFRAPVVVDATGLARAVRRHAPDLNEPGADRCFSVYMEYWEQADPPLPDGIHSYMGANAWTARYPGYWVVGMGKPVPMEALKILHADWVRAHHPGARRIRRVVAGAIPYAFPPATLVDDGLLVLGDAAATNKPFNGEGIASGMVLARLAAEVLPAAVKAGGTRAALWEINRRYFGEQGAKFAFLQAMGFSLLTLNEAELNTAVEIGLVTARDLQQTFYHYEVKKPLAEWLLPVTRLLRRTAMARKYGAAIYRAVRVGNLFQHYPSPERFAAWRDGYRRLVVPLQNEKS, from the coding sequence ATGCCCAATTCTCGCGCGGACGTGATCGTGGCGGGCGGCGGCCCGTTGGGCGCTTACGCGGCGTGGCAATTCGCCGCGCGCGGCCTGGAAGTGCTGGTGCTGGAAAACCGAAGCGAAAAGCAGGACCCCTCGGACGTGGGTGTGTTTCACTTCGAGCGCATCGCCTTCGATCGCACGGGCGTGCCGCTGCCGCCGCCGAAAAAGGTGGTCTGCACGTATCCCGGCGTGACGCTCCACGCGCCCGATCCACGCTTCAATCTCCAAGTCGACGACGTGGAGACCTGGGCGATGGACCTGTCGCCGTTCATCCGCGATCTGCGCGCCATGGCCGTCATCGCCGGCGCGGAGTTCCAATACGGCGCGCTGGTGACCGACGTCGTCCGCGAGGGCGGCCGGATCGCCGGCGTGCGGGCCCGCGTCGGCAAGACCGAACGCGAATTCCGCGCCCCCGTCGTCGTGGACGCCACCGGCCTGGCCCGCGCCGTGCGCCGCCACGCGCCGGACCTGAACGAACCGGGCGCCGACCGTTGCTTCAGCGTGTACATGGAATACTGGGAACAGGCCGATCCGCCGCTGCCCGACGGCATTCATTCGTACATGGGCGCCAACGCCTGGACCGCCCGCTATCCCGGTTACTGGGTCGTCGGCATGGGCAAGCCGGTGCCTATGGAAGCGCTCAAAATCCTGCACGCCGACTGGGTCCGCGCGCACCACCCCGGCGCCCGCCGGATTCGCCGCGTCGTCGCCGGCGCGATCCCTTACGCGTTTCCCCCCGCGACCCTGGTCGATGACGGCCTGCTGGTGCTCGGCGACGCCGCCGCGACCAACAAGCCGTTCAACGGCGAAGGCATCGCCTCGGGCATGGTGCTGGCCCGCCTCGCCGCCGAGGTGCTCCCCGCCGCGGTCAAGGCCGGCGGAACCCGGGCGGCCTTGTGGGAGATCAACCGCCGCTACTTCGGCGAACAAGGAGCCAAGTTCGCCTTCCTGCAGGCGATGGGCTTTTCGCTGCTCACGCTGAACGAGGCCGAACTGAACACCGCCGTCGAAATCGGGCTGGTCACCGCCCGCGACCTGCAACAGACTTTCTACCATTACGAGGTGAAGAAGCCGCTGGCGGAGTGGCTGCTGCCGGTGACCCGCCTGCTCCGGCGGACCGCGATGGCCCGCAAATATGGAGCGGCGATCTACCGGGCGGTGCGGGTCGGCAACCTCTTTCAGCACTACCCGTCGCCCGAACGCTTCGCCGCCTGGCGCGACGGTTACCGGCGGCTCGTCGTGCCGCTGCAAAACGAAAAATCCTAG
- a CDS encoding protein kinase produces the protein MRPFQPSVREIPGLSDIRPIGSGGMAEVYWARQARPKRPVAVKVLNEAACQGPGCDYAERFERECRTALSLQHPNLVAAYKTGQIHGRPYLIMEYVDGLSADQKVHLDGPLPVDEALAVFSQIADALRYMHEQGYVHRDIKPSNILLTSDGRAKLSDFGLAKTHHDPTITLAGGVLGTPHYLAPEQIDGRGQVDRRADIYSLGLTLYFLLVGEPPFKGNSIPVVLTRQLTDRVKFPAHWTGETQKRLARLIERMAAKDPAARYQDLAETQADLDWVRGEKPSPLQTAVFRARANNKVRRGRALKKSFPALQLPEDRRRILHLKAGRVLFYEDDVADAVYWLIDGRVEVLRGGRRLAVIAEPRKVLGEMAIIKGTLRSATLRAITACEVLRIGADELTIFLTKNPDLMQAILTDISERIELTSSRLLRAENVCQSVRQNLLLVAERLEQGVVSAADAVWLLRGLALEDPDATQA, from the coding sequence ATGCGACCGTTTCAACCGTCGGTGCGGGAGATTCCCGGCCTGTCGGACATCCGCCCCATCGGCAGCGGCGGGATGGCCGAGGTGTACTGGGCGCGGCAGGCGCGGCCGAAGCGGCCCGTGGCGGTGAAGGTGCTCAACGAAGCGGCCTGCCAGGGCCCGGGCTGCGATTACGCCGAGCGGTTCGAGCGCGAATGCCGCACCGCGCTGTCGCTCCAACATCCGAACCTGGTGGCAGCCTACAAGACGGGCCAGATCCATGGCCGACCTTACCTGATCATGGAATACGTCGACGGCCTCTCCGCCGACCAGAAGGTGCACCTCGACGGCCCGCTGCCGGTGGACGAGGCGCTGGCCGTTTTTTCCCAGATCGCCGACGCGTTGCGGTACATGCACGAGCAAGGCTACGTCCACCGCGACATCAAGCCGTCGAACATTCTGCTGACGAGCGACGGCCGGGCCAAGCTGAGCGATTTCGGCCTGGCCAAGACCCATCACGATCCGACGATCACCCTGGCCGGCGGCGTGCTGGGCACCCCGCACTATCTGGCGCCCGAACAGATCGACGGTCGCGGCCAGGTGGACCGGCGGGCCGACATCTACAGCCTCGGCCTGACGCTGTATTTTCTGCTCGTCGGCGAACCGCCATTCAAGGGCAACAGCATCCCCGTCGTGCTGACCCGGCAACTGACCGACCGGGTGAAATTTCCCGCTCATTGGACCGGCGAAACGCAAAAGCGGCTGGCCCGGCTGATCGAGCGCATGGCGGCGAAGGACCCGGCGGCGCGCTACCAGGATCTGGCCGAAACGCAGGCCGATCTGGACTGGGTGCGCGGCGAAAAACCGTCGCCGCTGCAAACGGCTGTTTTCCGGGCGCGCGCCAACAACAAGGTTCGCCGCGGCCGCGCGCTGAAAAAAAGTTTTCCCGCTTTGCAGTTGCCCGAGGATCGCCGGCGGATTCTGCACCTGAAGGCCGGGCGGGTGCTGTTTTACGAGGACGACGTGGCCGACGCCGTCTACTGGCTGATCGACGGCCGCGTCGAGGTTTTGCGCGGCGGCCGCCGGCTGGCGGTGATCGCCGAGCCGCGCAAGGTGTTGGGCGAAATGGCCATCATCAAGGGCACGCTGCGTTCCGCTACGCTGCGGGCGATCACGGCTTGCGAGGTTCTGCGGATCGGCGCCGACGAGTTGACGATCTTCCTGACGAAAAATCCCGACCTGATGCAGGCGATTCTGACCGACATCTCCGAACGCATCGAACTGACCAGTTCGCGCTTGTTGCGGGCCGAGAACGTTTGCCAATCCGTGCGGCAGAATCTGCTGCTGGTCGCCGAGCGGCTCGAGCAGGGCGTCGTCTCGGCGGCCGACGCCGTTTGGCTGCTGCGCGGGCTGGCGCTCGAAGACCCCGACGCGACGCAGGCGTGA